The sequence CGATTACACAGATCTTCATTTCACAACAGGGAATGACCTGCTGGTAAAAGTGAACCTGAAAGATAAAATGGGCGTGTTTGATATCAAACAACAGAAAGTGATCATCCCGCTCGTGTACGATTACATTGCCAACTATACAGACAGCACAATCCTGCAGGTGACCAAAAACGGGTTACATGGATTGTATGATATTTCAGGCAAGCTGCTTTGTCCGGTGAAATATAAAGACATCATTGCTTTTGATACCGTGTATTCCTATTTAAAGGCGAAGGATACATCAAAAGTAGAACTATTTAACAAGCGTACACATGAGCTGACAAAACTGCCATGGGATACCGCGTTTGTAGCATATGAAGGCCATTTGATGCTGGTATGGGAGCATGGAAAGAGTTTCATCTATGATATAGAGAAAAAGCAGCGGGTAGAAGGCGCTTATTCAAAAGGAGGTTACCCTGAATACCTGGGGTATTTTGCAAATCACCGTGCGAATATCCTGAAGAACAAAAAGTTTGGTTATATCGATCCGAAAGGAGATTTCGTGATCCAGCCTAAGTATGATTATATTTCTAATTTCCACAAAGGGGTAGCAGCGGTGTATGAATGTCTGGATACGGCAAATCGCATTTACAAATACGGCTATGTAGATTCAACAGGCCGGGAAATCGTACCGCTTATTTATGATGTACCGCAGGAGATCGTGCAGCGATTTACAGAAGAAGCTTTCTTTGGCGAGGAAGATGCAGAAACGCTGGTGCTGATGAAAAACGATGGCCGGAGAGGTCTGGCAGGGTTAAATGGCAGGATTATATTGCCGGTGAACTACGATAACATCTCTCCTGAAAAACATGGCAAAGGTTACCTGGTTCAACAGGGAGATAAATTTGGTATCCTGGATACGAATGGCAACGAAATATTGAAAACCCAATATGTAAATATCATGCTCAATGAACTGGCAGGGTATGATGGCAGGGTATCATTTAGTTTTCCGGTAATGGCGAGAGAAGGTAATGATGATAACTGGATGTATATAAACGAGCATGGCAAATCGATTGGTGTGGATGTAGCAGCTTATGTAGATCTGAGATCATTGGATTGGGGAGAGTTACCGATGATAGACCCTCCGGTCGTGCCGGCGCCACCCGTGACAGGCGAAGATAAAGAGCCACAATAAAAAAATAGCACCTGGGAAGTGCTTAAATGACAACTGTGACCCGAATAAAAGGGAGTGTATCAAAAGTATGATACACTCCCTTTTATTTTTACCTTTGATCCGTTATGAAAAAGATACTCCTTTTCATCTGCTTATCCATCAGTATGGTGAGCCATGCACAGCAGGCCACTTACTGCAATCCTATCAATATTGACTATGGATATACACCTATTCCCGACTTTACGGAGTGGGGGAAACATAGGGCCACAGCAGACCCTGTCATTGTGAATTACAAAGGAACCTATTATTTGTTTTCGACAAATCAATGGGGCTATTGGTACAGCGCCGATATGGTGAACTGGACCTTTGTATCCAGGAAATTTCTGCGGCCCTGGAATAAAGGATACGATGAATTGTGTGCACCGGCAGTAGGTGTAGTGGGAGATACGATGATTGTATTCGGGTCTACTTATACAAGGAACTTTACTTTATGGATGAGCACTTCGCCGAAGGAGAATGTCTGGAAACCATTGGTGGATTCATTTGAAATAGGCGGTTGGGATCCTGCATTCTTTACTGATGATGATGGTCGCTTGTATATGTATAATGGGAGTAGTAACAGGTATCCTTTGTATGGCGTAGAACTGGATCGTACAAGTTTTAAACCGATCGGAACACGGCAGGAAATGTATTTGTTGGAGCCCTGGAGATATGGTTGGCAGCGGTTTGGAGAGCATATGGATAATACCTTCCTGGATCCGTTTATTGAAGGTGCCTGGATGACGAAACATCATGGTAAATATTATCTGCAATATGGCGCACCGGGTACAGAAATGAGCGGGTATGCAGATGGGGTGATTGCAGGCCCTGCACCACTGGGAAATATCTTCACACCCCAATCAGATCCATTGTCATTCAAAGCAGGTGGCTTTGCAAGAGGTGCAGGGCATGGTGCTACATTTACAGATAACAAAGGTGCATACTGGCATGTGAGCACAATGGGCATCAGTGTGAAAAATAATTTTGAACGCAGGATCGGGATCTGGCCTGCGGGATTTGATCAGGATGATGTGATGTATTGTAATACAGCCTTTGGCGATTACCCGCATTATACAAATGGTGATTTTACCGGGTGGATGTTGTTGAATTATAACAAGCCGGTAACGGTATCTTCTACATTAGGGCGTTATACTGCCAACAATGCGGTAGATGAGGATATTAAAACCTATTGGAGTGCTGCCAGTGGCGATGCCGGAGAGTGGATACAAACTGATTTGGGCGCTGTGGCTATGGTCAATGCAGTGCAGATAAACTATGCGGACCAGGATGCCACTTTTTTAGGGAAGCAGACGGATATTTATCATCAGTATAAATTGATGTATTCATTAGATGGAAAGAAATGGGTGTCATTAATCGATAAAAGTAAAAATAAAACGGATGTGCCGCATGATTATGTCGCATTCGTCACGCCCCTAAAAGCCAGGTATATCAGGCTGGAAAATGTACATATGCCAACCGGCAAGTTTGCCATCAGTGGTTTGCGGGTATTTGGAAATGCTTTAGGACGCAAACCCGCTCAACCGGAAAACCTTATCGTGCTGCGTACAGAAAAAGATAAACGGAGTGCATGGGTAAAATGGAAGCCAGCTACGGATGCTTATGCCTATAATATATACTATGGTACATCACCTGGTAAGTTGTATACAAATATCATGGTATACAATGCAAATGAATACTGGTTAAAAACGCTGGATACGGAAAAGATTTATTATTTTACAATAGAAGCCATTAATGAAAATGGGGTATCGGACAAGACCAATGTGCTGAAGGTCGAATAATCACCACAGGATGAGATGCTGAAGAACGCTCTTAAGTATATAAATACCCATTAAGAATGATACATCTCAGCTCCCTGCCAACCTTACATCATACATAATAGGTTGCTAACGATTTTGGACCGATTATCCTATTAATACGCCGTTTATTACAAGCTGAAAAACCATTTGAATTTCATCTTTGCATTGTTAAACAACACAATTGAAGATGAAACGAGCCTTCTTGTGTATCCTCGCGTTTTTTCCACTACTCATCTATGCGCAGGATACCATCAAAAAACGGCCTGCTCCGAAATTCTTACCACTGAATTACGAAGAAGATTACCACTATCTCTCCAATAAGGAGCTAAGAACCGGACTATGGGCAAAACTGAAATACATTCCTCTATGGAAGAACGGATACATTACTATCGGTGGTGAAATCCGTCCCAGGGTGGAATACAGAGAACATTTAAAATATGGTAAA is a genomic window of Chitinophaga sp. LS1 containing:
- a CDS encoding discoidin domain-containing protein, whose protein sequence is MKKILLFICLSISMVSHAQQATYCNPINIDYGYTPIPDFTEWGKHRATADPVIVNYKGTYYLFSTNQWGYWYSADMVNWTFVSRKFLRPWNKGYDELCAPAVGVVGDTMIVFGSTYTRNFTLWMSTSPKENVWKPLVDSFEIGGWDPAFFTDDDGRLYMYNGSSNRYPLYGVELDRTSFKPIGTRQEMYLLEPWRYGWQRFGEHMDNTFLDPFIEGAWMTKHHGKYYLQYGAPGTEMSGYADGVIAGPAPLGNIFTPQSDPLSFKAGGFARGAGHGATFTDNKGAYWHVSTMGISVKNNFERRIGIWPAGFDQDDVMYCNTAFGDYPHYTNGDFTGWMLLNYNKPVTVSSTLGRYTANNAVDEDIKTYWSAASGDAGEWIQTDLGAVAMVNAVQINYADQDATFLGKQTDIYHQYKLMYSLDGKKWVSLIDKSKNKTDVPHDYVAFVTPLKARYIRLENVHMPTGKFAISGLRVFGNALGRKPAQPENLIVLRTEKDKRSAWVKWKPATDAYAYNIYYGTSPGKLYTNIMVYNANEYWLKTLDTEKIYYFTIEAINENGVSDKTNVLKVE